A window of Pseudomonas denitrificans (nom. rej.) genomic DNA:
CGGGGTCAGGGTCGACTGCAGCTTGGCCGCGTCCTGCGGGGAAACCGCTGCCAGGGCGCTGCCGGCCGACAGGGCCAGGGCCACTGCGGCGCCAACCAGGGTACGCATGTTGCGCATGTTGCTTCTCCGTGAGGTGTGCGCGGCGGGTACTTCTGAACCCCGCCGCGCGGCTTTCATAGGATCTGTTTTCGTTAGAACGAGTACTTGACGTTGAAGCCCACGTTGTCGCGGTCGCGTGCGGCGTTGTTCTGCCCGGCGCCGTAGAACTCGGTGTATTGCAGCTCGGCTTCCAGGGCGTTCAGGTAGGTCGCCTTGACGCCCAGGGTGTAGGCCTTGCGGCCTTCGATGAAGTTGCCGGTCTGGTAGGAGTTGCCTTCGAAGTCGTCCTTGTAGACGGCGTAGGGCGAGATGTTCACGCCGGCGAAGACGTCGTTCCAGGTACCCGACAGCAGCAGGGTGTAGCCGTAGGCGTTCTTGTTCACCTGATCGTCGCGGTCGTAGCCGGAGATGTAGGCGCCGTTGCCGCGGCCGGAGTAGTAGCGGGTGCTGCCGTCGTACGCGGTGTACTTCAGGTCGCTGCCGCGCAGGTGCTCGGAGGCCAGTTCCGCCACGCCCATCAGCGAGTCGAAGGACAGCGAGGGACCGAAGTTGTAGATGGTACCCAGCGAGGTGTTGAAGGCCTCGACGCGCTCGTAGTTGTGGATCTGGTCGCTCATCGAAACCTGGCCGCCACCGATATTCACGGTCTTGCCGCTGGCCAGACCCGGAGCCTGGACCAGCAGGTCGCCGAGCAGGTCGTTGGTGGTAGCGATGCCGATCGGCAGGTTCGGACGGTAGGCCAGCTCACCGAACACCGAGGCATCGCCCACGGTGGTGTTGAAGCTGAAGCCGTACATGCGGATGTTCTCGACGTACTCGCGACGGGCGTTGACCTGGTTGGCCACGTCCACGGAGGTCGCGCCGTTGACCAGGCTCAGCACCTGGCCGGCCAGGGCGTTGCCGCCGCCTGCCGCGCTTACCAACTGGTCGTAGGAGCTGAAGCCGCCAATGCCGGCCAGCTGATCGAGATTCACGCCGGCGTAATCGCTGTTCAGGTCGGCGTAGATGGTCGGCTCTTTCGAGTGGTAGTTGACGAAGTAGAAGCCGAACTCGGTGGAGTTCAGCTCTTCGGCCACGTAGTGGAAGGCCACGCCGAACTGACCATCGTTCTTGGCGTTGATGTCCTTGCCGACGTTGGCGACCTTGAACACCCCATTGGAGTCCAGGTAGCTGGTGCCCTGCAGGCCGCCCACATGGGCTGCCGACAGCTGCGGGTAGAGTGTCTGGAACAGCGGGTTGGAGAGCGCACCCACGGTGGTGTAGGCGGTGTTGCCACCATCGGCGAACAGGTCGGTCTCGGAGAAGAAGGTGCCGACCGGGTCGATACGGGTTTCCTTCCAGTTCCACTGGTAGAAAGCGTCCATCGACAGGTTGTCGGTCAGGCCGATGTTGAAGCTCGCGGCCTCAACCGGCATCAGCACTTCCTTCAGCTCTGCGCCCGGCAGGCGGAACTTGGCGGCGTCCACCGGGTTGGTGGTGTTGACGCCACCACGGTAGAAGATGCCCTCGCCCCAGTTGAACACCTGGCGACCCAGGCGCGCGGTCAACGGGTGGTCGGCCACGTCCCAGTTGCCATAGACGTAGGCATCGAGGATCTCGGCGCGGTTGCCGGCGGCGTCACGGGTCTCGCTGGTGAAGCGGTCGCTGTTGGGGTAGGTCTGGCTCGGCTGCGCCGGGTGGTTGTTGTCGTAGTAGTCGTTGCGCTTATCCATGATCTGGGTGTCATAGAAAGCCGAACCACGTACGAACAGGCCGTAGTTCTTGTAGGTCGCTTCCAGGTCGGAAGTGATCTTGTACACCTCGG
This region includes:
- a CDS encoding DUF1302 domain-containing protein is translated as MEIPVRKPVLRYAPARAGFALAGILPLLMSAPATAVEFSFLDNEVTGSLDSTVSYGSLWRVQGQDKTNNDINGNDGNRNFDTGLVSEVYKITSDLEATYKNYGLFVRGSAFYDTQIMDKRNDYYDNNHPAQPSQTYPNSDRFTSETRDAAGNRAEILDAYVYGNWDVADHPLTARLGRQVFNWGEGIFYRGGVNTTNPVDAAKFRLPGAELKEVLMPVEAASFNIGLTDNLSMDAFYQWNWKETRIDPVGTFFSETDLFADGGNTAYTTVGALSNPLFQTLYPQLSAAHVGGLQGTSYLDSNGVFKVANVGKDINAKNDGQFGVAFHYVAEELNSTEFGFYFVNYHSKEPTIYADLNSDYAGVNLDQLAGIGGFSSYDQLVSAAGGGNALAGQVLSLVNGATSVDVANQVNARREYVENIRMYGFSFNTTVGDASVFGELAYRPNLPIGIATTNDLLGDLLVQAPGLASGKTVNIGGGQVSMSDQIHNYERVEAFNTSLGTIYNFGPSLSFDSLMGVAELASEHLRGSDLKYTAYDGSTRYYSGRGNGAYISGYDRDDQVNKNAYGYTLLLSGTWNDVFAGVNISPYAVYKDDFEGNSYQTGNFIEGRKAYTLGVKATYLNALEAELQYTEFYGAGQNNAARDRDNVGFNVKYSF